A single genomic interval of Ramlibacter sp. harbors:
- a CDS encoding UvrD-helicase domain-containing protein produces the protein MSGETSLQAGGAPTGAPQGLAYELNGRPVSRAEFYAVACDPRRSVAVEACAGAGKTWMLVSRILRALLDGAQPQEILAITFTRKAAGEMRQRLQEWLARFAQASPDQLEQELLMRGIAPQPARDLREPLSNLYQTLLASGRPVQVRTFHGWFAALLRNAPLAMLQQLGLPAQYELLEDDSEAVDAIWRRFHGAVVRTPEARQDYLHAVAEHGRFQTQKALLAALSKRVEFALADAQGVVDRSIQPFDGPFPEFAGLATPEEAVLAQGALAAVAWDAARALGRASAPTFAAKGSELEQALTAGDAPAALAALLTQKGEPRKFSDKLAGIEQVRAAQAVALRLLGAREQHLAWQHQQRMARLSRLLIDEFSVLKRERGWIDMNDVERAALTMLCDPVLSGWVQERLDARVRHLLIDEFQDTNPLQWQALGAWLSGYAGAGAAPSVFIVGDPKQSIYRFRRAEPQVFRAAQQFVVQGLGGDLLSCDHTHRNAQRVMAVVNEVMAQAQEAGEYTGFRRHTTESAEPGAVARLPPITREAVATDASPADPLAWRDSLSVPRELPEDTLRTLECRQAAHWVAAQLSAGRPAGDIMVLARKRDRLSLMQDELRALQVAAQQPEKNDLADAPEVQDIVALLDVLVSPAHDLSLARALRSPLWSVADADLVQLALRRRDAQAAGRSPGWFDLLQKEEQLPPALIGLGAILTRWQGWVAALPPHDALDAIYHDGDVLARFAAAAPGPLRAGVLANLRAVLGAALQIDGARFLTPYALVRALRAGGVRAPRLAQTDAVSLLTVHGAKGLEAPVVLMLDTDAPAPRAETMGVLVEWPGEEAAPVRFAFLASETRAPACTALALEAERAARQREELNALYVAMTRARQMLVLSSVQPHQAAAGSWWQRLQDLAEPLPPPPVPLAASGGAQGPDTAFYMSNLPEVQASRPSDATETIADDDEDTPASRLGKAMHRLLEWASPAGPGPTAPQLHAVGREFGLPGGEVQRAAAAARRILAGQGAWAWDAGVVDWQGNEVPLHHQGQSLRLDRLVRRRDNGEWWVLDHKLASQPERQAALREQMTMYVAAVQAAHPGAAVRAAFLTGEGKLVEF, from the coding sequence ATGAGCGGCGAAACCTCCTTGCAGGCCGGCGGGGCGCCGACGGGTGCCCCCCAGGGCCTGGCCTACGAGCTCAACGGTCGGCCGGTGAGCCGGGCCGAGTTTTACGCCGTGGCCTGTGACCCACGCCGCAGTGTGGCCGTGGAAGCCTGCGCGGGCGCGGGCAAGACCTGGATGCTGGTCTCGCGCATCCTGCGCGCCCTGCTGGACGGTGCCCAGCCCCAGGAAATCCTGGCCATCACCTTCACACGCAAGGCCGCGGGCGAGATGCGCCAGCGCCTGCAGGAGTGGTTGGCCCGGTTTGCCCAGGCCTCGCCCGATCAGCTCGAGCAGGAGCTGCTGATGCGCGGAATCGCCCCGCAGCCCGCACGGGACCTGCGCGAGCCGCTATCCAATCTGTATCAAACCCTGCTCGCATCGGGCCGGCCGGTACAGGTGCGGACCTTTCACGGCTGGTTTGCGGCCCTGCTGCGCAATGCACCGCTGGCCATGCTGCAGCAACTGGGCCTGCCGGCCCAGTACGAGCTGCTGGAGGACGACAGTGAGGCTGTCGATGCGATCTGGCGCCGCTTTCATGGCGCGGTGGTGCGCACGCCCGAAGCCCGGCAGGACTACCTGCACGCCGTGGCGGAGCACGGGCGTTTCCAGACGCAGAAGGCGCTGCTGGCAGCCCTGTCCAAGCGCGTGGAGTTTGCCCTGGCCGATGCGCAGGGCGTGGTGGACCGGTCGATCCAGCCTTTTGACGGCCCGTTTCCCGAATTCGCGGGCCTGGCAACGCCTGAGGAAGCGGTGCTGGCGCAGGGGGCGCTGGCCGCGGTGGCCTGGGACGCGGCGCGGGCCCTGGGGCGGGCCTCGGCACCCACCTTCGCGGCCAAGGGCAGCGAGCTCGAGCAGGCACTGACGGCTGGCGATGCACCGGCCGCGCTGGCGGCGCTGCTCACGCAAAAGGGCGAGCCGCGCAAGTTCAGCGACAAGCTCGCGGGCATCGAGCAGGTCCGGGCCGCGCAGGCCGTGGCACTGCGGCTGCTGGGCGCGCGCGAGCAGCATCTGGCCTGGCAGCACCAGCAGCGCATGGCGCGGCTGTCGCGGCTTCTGATCGACGAGTTCTCGGTGCTCAAGCGCGAGCGTGGCTGGATCGACATGAACGACGTGGAGCGGGCCGCGCTCACCATGCTGTGCGACCCGGTGCTCAGCGGCTGGGTGCAGGAGCGGCTGGACGCGCGGGTGCGCCACTTGCTGATCGACGAGTTCCAGGACACCAACCCGCTGCAGTGGCAGGCGCTGGGCGCCTGGCTCTCGGGCTATGCCGGCGCCGGCGCGGCGCCCAGTGTGTTCATTGTGGGCGACCCCAAGCAGAGCATTTACCGCTTTCGACGCGCCGAACCCCAGGTGTTCCGGGCGGCGCAGCAGTTCGTGGTCCAGGGCCTGGGCGGCGACCTGCTGAGTTGCGATCACACCCACCGCAACGCGCAGCGGGTGATGGCCGTGGTCAACGAGGTCATGGCCCAGGCGCAGGAGGCCGGCGAGTACACCGGCTTTCGCCGCCACACCACCGAATCGGCCGAGCCGGGCGCCGTGGCCCGGCTGCCGCCCATCACGCGCGAAGCCGTCGCCACCGACGCCAGCCCTGCCGACCCGCTGGCCTGGCGTGACAGCCTGAGCGTGCCCAGGGAACTGCCCGAGGACACCCTGCGCACCCTGGAATGCCGGCAGGCCGCGCACTGGGTGGCCGCGCAGCTGTCCGCCGGCCGGCCAGCCGGCGACATCATGGTACTGGCGCGCAAGCGCGACCGGCTGTCCCTGATGCAGGACGAGTTGCGGGCCCTGCAGGTCGCGGCCCAGCAGCCCGAGAAAAACGATCTGGCCGACGCCCCCGAGGTGCAGGACATCGTGGCCCTGCTCGACGTGCTGGTGTCGCCGGCCCACGATCTCTCGCTGGCGCGGGCCCTGCGCTCGCCGCTGTGGAGCGTGGCCGATGCCGACCTCGTGCAACTGGCCCTGCGCCGGCGCGACGCGCAGGCCGCGGGCCGCTCGCCCGGCTGGTTCGATTTGCTACAAAAAGAAGAGCAGCTACCGCCCGCCCTGATTGGACTCGGGGCCATTTTGACCCGATGGCAGGGCTGGGTCGCGGCCTTGCCGCCGCATGATGCGCTGGACGCGATCTACCACGATGGCGATGTGCTGGCCCGCTTTGCCGCGGCGGCGCCCGGGCCGCTGCGCGCGGGGGTGCTGGCCAACCTGCGCGCGGTGCTGGGCGCGGCCCTGCAGATCGACGGGGCGAGGTTTCTCACGCCTTACGCCTTGGTGCGTGCGCTGCGCGCGGGCGGGGTGCGCGCGCCCCGGCTGGCCCAGACCGATGCCGTGAGCCTGCTCACGGTGCACGGTGCCAAGGGCCTGGAGGCGCCCGTGGTGCTGATGCTGGACACCGATGCGCCGGCCCCGCGCGCCGAAACCATGGGCGTGCTGGTTGAATGGCCCGGCGAGGAGGCCGCGCCCGTGCGCTTTGCCTTTCTGGCCAGCGAGACCCGGGCGCCCGCCTGCACGGCGCTGGCGCTGGAAGCCGAACGCGCGGCGCGCCAGCGCGAGGAACTCAATGCCCTGTATGTGGCCATGACGCGGGCACGCCAGATGCTGGTGCTGTCATCGGTGCAGCCCCACCAGGCGGCGGCCGGCAGCTGGTGGCAGCGCTTGCAGGACCTTGCCGAGCCGTTGCCGCCGCCTCCGGTGCCCCTGGCCGCCAGCGGGGGGGCGCAGGGGCCCGACACCGCGTTTTACATGTCAAATCTTCCTGAAGTCCAGGCCAGCCGGCCATCTGATGCTACTGAAACAATAGCGGATGATGATGAAGACACACCTGCATCGCGGCTGGGCAAGGCCATGCACCGCCTGCTGGAGTGGGCTTCGCCGGCCGGGCCCGGCCCGACGGCGCCCCAGCTGCATGCCGTGGGGCGCGAGTTTGGCCTGCCCGGCGGCGAGGTGCAGCGGGCCGCCGCCGCGGCCCGGCGCATACTCGCGGGCCAGGGCGCCTGGGCCTGGGATGCCGGCGTGGTCGACTGGCAGGGCAACGAGGTGCCGCTGCACCACCAGGGCCAGTCGCTGCGGCTGGACCGGCTGGTGCGCCGGCGCGACAACGGCGAGTGGTGGGTGCTGGACCACAAGCTCGCCTCGCAGCCTGAACGCCAGGCCGCGCTGCGGGAACAGATGACGATGTACGTGGCGGCTGTGCAGGCCGCCCATCCGGGCGCGGCCGTGCGGGCCGCGTTTCTCACAGGCGAAGGAAAGCTGGTGGAATTTTGA